AGAAACAGTTGAAAAGTTAAAGAAGTACGCTACTGTCCCGATGAAACTCCATAAAACACCACCAATAAACCCCGTCACTAATGCTTTACTTATAACAGACATCGGTTTTTCTTTTTGGTTTTGCTCCAACTGAGGGTTTTGCTTTCCTTCTTGTTTTTGTTGTTGTTGATCTTTTTGATCTTTTTGATCTTGTTCAGACATCTCCATCACCTCGGTCTTAGCATGACCATTTTCGAATAATTCCATGCTTTTATTTAACAAGACTAGAGGTGAACGCCATTTTCTAGTAAAATGAAGGAAATAGAAAATCATCAAGAGGATGGTGTGGCAATGAGCGAACAAACGAAACCAGTTTACGGAGGCCAGGCCGTAATGGAAGGGGTCATGTTTGCCGGTCAGACGAGTTACGTCACGGCGATTCGGCGAAAAGACGATTCCATTGAATATTTTGAGCTAGAACGGAAAGAATCTAAAATAGAGAAGCGTTTAAAGAAAATTCCATTCTTAAGAGGTCTTGTCGCGTTAGTACAGGCAAGCGCGAATGGGACGAAACATCTAAACTTTTCTAGTGAACGATATGACGTTGACCCAAAAGATGATGAATCCATCAAAAAAGAAGAAGATTCTTCTAAACTCGCAATGATTCTTGGGGTTGGAGCTGTCGGTGTTTTATCATTTTTATTTGGTAAACTAATCTTCACATTAACTCCTGCAATTATTGCAGAATTATTCCGCTTTGCTGTCCCAGGTAAAACCGGACAAGTGCTCTTAGAAGGGTTATTCAAATTTATCTTTCTACTTGCATATATTTATCTTATCTCCCTCACTCCAATGATTAAACGAGTATTCGAATATCACGGGGCTGAGCATAAGGTGATTAATGCGTACGAAAACGGGAAAGAATTAACTATCGAAAACGTTCAAAGTCAATCCCGCCTTCACTACCGATGTGGATCAAGTTTCATATTATTCACTGTATTTGTAGGGATTCTGTTTTATCTTTTACCATTTGTAGCTACAGAACCAATGTGGTGGCGCATGGCAAACCGTATTATTTTATTACCATTTGTAATCGGGGTTTCCTTTGAAGTGCTACAGCTAACTAATAAAGTACGAAACATTCCAGGACT
The nucleotide sequence above comes from Pontibacillus chungwhensis. Encoded proteins:
- a CDS encoding DUF1385 domain-containing protein is translated as MSEQTKPVYGGQAVMEGVMFAGQTSYVTAIRRKDDSIEYFELERKESKIEKRLKKIPFLRGLVALVQASANGTKHLNFSSERYDVDPKDDESIKKEEDSSKLAMILGVGAVGVLSFLFGKLIFTLTPAIIAELFRFAVPGKTGQVLLEGLFKFIFLLAYIYLISLTPMIKRVFEYHGAEHKVINAYENGKELTIENVQSQSRLHYRCGSSFILFTVFVGILFYLLPFVATEPMWWRMANRIILLPFVIGVSFEVLQLTNKVRNIPGLKVLGYPGLWLQLLTTKEPKDDQVDVAIHSFKKVLENDKNASKSGIHGSKVIS